Below is a genomic region from Campylobacter geochelonis.
AAAAAGCCTAAATTTGCGCGTAGTTGAACTCATAGCTGGCTCAACACTGCTTTTTATAACTATTTTGATGATTCAAGCAAACATTTTTGAAACAAATAAAAGCTTCATCGGAGAGCAAATCATACTCTCCTTAAAAGATTTTATAGGAAGTATTGGGGTTTGGGTTTTTATACTGATGATGTTTGGGCTATCTTTAATTTTGATTTTTGAAGATAGGATTATAGTTATTATAAAAAAAGCATTCATCACTCCAAAGTCAAATTTAAGCATTAACATAGACCAAAATTTATCAAATTTAGATGAAAATTTAACCAAAACAGAAGAGATTTCTCAAAATTTGCAAGTTGAGATGAGTAAAGAAAATTTTGAGCCAAATGTAGTTAACTTAGATGAAAATTTAGCAATACAACCGCAAGAAAAGGCAAAAGAAGAGAACAAAGAAGAGATAAAGATAACAAACGCAAAACCTAAAAAACTTAGAAATGTCGAACATCTAAGCGAAGTAGCTGAAAACAAAAAACTTCTTGATGAGCTTGATAAAGGAGATGTTCCTAAAGTAAAGGATTTTAAACTTCCACCTTTAAAATTTTTAAATGATGCACCAAAAAAACAAAAAAATGTCGATGAAGCGGAGATTGACCAAAAAATTTATGATTTGCTTGATAAGCTTCGCAAATTTAAGATTGATGGTGATGTGGTTCGCACATACTCTGGACCTGTTGTTACAACCTTTGAGTTTCGCCCAGCCGCACATATAAAGGTTAGTAAAATTCTAACGCTTCAAGATGATTTAGCTATGGCGCTTCGTGCAAAAACTATAAGAATTCAAGCGCCTATTCCTGGTAAAGATGTCGTAGGTATAGAAATTCCAAACAAAAACATAGAAACGATATATCTAAAAGAGGTTTTAGAAAGTGATGTCTTTAAAAATGCTTCAAGCCCACTAACTATCGCACTTGGCAAAGATATCGTTGGGCAGCCTTTTGTAACTGATCTTAAAAAACTTCCCCACCTTCTTATAGCAGGAACTACTGGAAGTGGCAAAAGTGTTGGTATAAATGCGATGCTTTTAAGCCTTTTGTATAGAAATTCTCCTAAAACTCTGCGCTTGATTATGATAGATCCAAAAATGCTTGAGTTTAGCATGTATAACGATATCCCACATCTTTTAACTCCAGTTATAACCGATGCGAAAAAGGCGGTAACCGCGCTTTCAAATTTGGTTGGTGAGATGGAAAGGCGATATAAAGTTATGGCAAACACTCATACTAAAAATATCGAAAATTACAACGAAAAAGCGCTAAAAGAGGGCGGGGAAACTATGCCTTATATCGTTGTTATCATCGATGAGTTGGCTGATTTGATGATGAATAGTGGCAAAGATGTTGAGTTTTACATCGCTCGTCTTGCTCAAATGGCAAGAGCTAGTGGAATTCATCTTATAGTAGCGACTCAACGTCCAAGCGTGGATGTTGTAACTGGACTTATAAAGGCGAATTTACCAAGTAGAATCAGTTTTAGAGTCGGACAAAAAATCGACTCGAAGGTGATTTTAGATCAGATGGGAGCAGATAGTTTGCTTGGACGAGGCGATATGCTTTTTACGCCACCATCAAGCCCTGGGCTTATAAGACTGCACGCGCCGTTTGCTAGCGAAGAGGAGATTATCAACATAGTTGAGTTTTTAAAATCGCAAGAAAGCGTTGTTTATGATGATAAATTTTTAAAAGATGAGAGCGAGCAGGGTGGAAATTTAGCTGGAAATAGTGGCGAAAATATTGAGTTAGATGAACTTTATGAAGATGCAAAACAGATAGTTTTAAACGAAGAAAAAACATCCATCAGCTATCTTCAACGCCGCCTTAAAATAGGCTACAACAGAGCCGCTTCGATAGTAGAACAGCTTGAGGCTATGGGAGTTTTAACAGAGGTAAATGCAAAAGGTCAAAGGGATATAGTTAAATAAATTTAAAATTTTAATATCAGTTTTTTTATAAAATTAATTGCGTATGGAAAAGACTTTTGATTCGGGTATTTTGTAGTTTTTATAATGCTTTAGCTTATTTGATTTAAAAATGTGTGATTTTTATAGTTTAAATTTAACTTAATGTTAATTTAGATCAAATTTGAGCTTTTTGCAAAACGAACTCATGCTAAATTTATATAATTGTGATAAATAAAGCTAAAAATAGAGCAAACGATAGGTAGGTTTATAAAATTTAGTTATTTTTATATCATTTTAGCATGATTTTTTACTTATTAATTCAAATTATTTAGATATGTAAATTTCTAATGATACTAGAAAATATATTTTATAAATTTACGAATTTGATTTTAATTTTTGCAGTAATTTTAGCTTAAAAATCTTTTTGTAGTATAGTTATAGCTTTTAAAAACCATTTATGAATAAAATTAGCATTTTATCGTGCAAAAAAGCTAGTTAAAAGTATGCACTATAAAATAGAAGCTTTTTTAAAGCGAGAAAATACTAGCAATCTTTCAAAACTAGTTTAAATTTTGCTTAGAACAAGATATAAATTTATATTAAAATTTAATATTTGTATCAAATATTTTTGAAATTCTTTATTTTTAGTAATAATCGGTTGGCTACGTCTACTTAGAAATTTTCATTTAACAAGCTTGTATTTTATAATTTAAAAGTATTTGAAGAATTTTATAAGTTTGCTAAAAGCTAGCAAAATCACTTTTTGTATCTTTAAAATTATTTTAAAAACTTTTTATAATATTTATTTAAATAAAAATATATTATTAAATTTATAAACTTAAAAATTGAATAATATATGCATAATCTATCTAGCTTTCAAGGTTTTAATACTATAGCAAAAAAGATTTAAAAGTTTTAATCATCATAGAAAGCAGATGTAGCCAGAAATAGTAGAACTATCAAGCGTATGACAGAGCATTTAAACTCGCGAGGATGTAGCGTAGTAGCGATTTATTAAGCTAAGTGGTGTTGCGACCAACTCGGCGTTGTTTCAAGATACGCAGCATATCTTCTAAGCGGTGCAGAGTAATGATATCTTATATTGCTTTAATTGCACAAACGATGCGTTGAGTCTTTTTCTGATATATAAATATGCTATTAAGCTACTAATATGGCTTGAAATATGCAAATTTACTTATGAAAAATAACAATTTGATAAGTTATAAAAATATTGCTAAAGCTTTAGAAAAGCGAAGAAATAATGCTTGTGGTGCATCAATAGCGCAATAGTTAGACTTGTTATATAAGCAAAGAGCAATGTATCTTTCAAGAAGTTTCTAGCTTTGAAATGATTTTATCTAGCTCAGACTCATCATATTTAATATAAATAAAGAAATGCAAATAACGCCCTAGCTACGGTATTTCTTAAATAAATCGAATTTAAGCTAAATTTAGCTAAATATTATTAAAATTTATAAATTAGCAGAACTAAGATAAATTTAATTATAAATAAGAGTCTTTAAATTTGCATTTAAAACAAAAATTTTATAATAATATTAAAAATTCAAAGCATAAATTTAACATAAAATTATAAAATAAACTTCTAATTTTACATTTATTTATAAAATTAAAAATATATGGTTAAAGAATATATATAAATTTTAAACCAAAAATATCTAAATTTTTATAAGCTTCTCATATATTCATTATCATAAATGCCTAAAATTCGCTCTTGAATTGATTTATCCCAGCCGTTTTTTATTGTTTTTAGCTTTTTTAATTTTTCCAAAAGCTCTAAATGCTCTTTTGGCGCGTAAAATAGCTGATTTAACTCCATGATACTTAAATTTGCACTATCTTTTTGCACAATTTCAACCTCATCGCCACATTTGCAACTTCCATTTTCAACCACTCTGTAGTACCAGCCAGTTCGCCCAGTTTTAAAAATTTCGGCTGTAAATTTGGCATTATTAAAAAATTTTGAAATTTTAAAGCATGGCTTTCTAGGCTGACTAACTTGCAAAACCAAAGAGCCTATTTTGTGTATATCGCCCACGCAAACGCTGTTTTCATCAAGCTCATCTATGCTTAAATTCTCACCCATATCTCCAAATTCAATTTTAGTTTCTAAAAAATTTTCCCAAATTTTGTAGTTTTTAGCGCTATTTGCAAAGATTGCTTTTTCGATTCCGCCGTGATTTTTAGTATCTGCAACGCTATCGTTTATAAATCCAAGCTCGTTTGCATAAACCTCGCCTTGAAATGCAACTTTTTTCATCGCACTTTGCCATGGTTTTTCTAGCAAATTTATATAATTTTCTTTGCCATATTTTTGAATTTTTCCAACACCTAAAAACAAAATTTTAGCCATCTTTTGCCCTTTTTCTCGTAATTATACCACTTGTTTATGAGTTTTAAAGGGGAATTTCATTAGAATTTGCAACTTTATGGAGGAAAATTTGAGAACTGATAGAACGCTTTTTTATGTTTGCACTATTTTGATAACTATAGGAGTGGTTTTTTCGCTCTCTTTGACTGCGTTTACTGTTTTGGCGTATGATTATGACCACTTGCATTTTTTTATCAGACAGTTTGGAGTTGGCGTTATCGGGGTGTTTTTGATGTGGAGCATTTCTATGTTAAATCCAGATAAAATTCTCACTTTTATCGGACTATTTTTGTTTTTAACGATGTTTGTTGTCATGATAACCATGCCTTTTTTACCACCATCAATCGTAAAAGAGGTAAATGGAGCTAATCGTTGGATAAGATTTCCTGGAATTTCATTTGCTCCGGTTGAGTTTTTTAAAATCGGATTTATATACTTTTTAGCTTGGAGTTTTACCAGGAAGATAGATGATACAAAAAAATCGTTTTGGACAGAGGTTTTTATACTTTTTCCATATACTATAGTTTTTTCGTTTATTATTTATATAATAGCTTTTTTGCAAAATGACTTGGGGCAAATTTTTGTTTTGAGTTTAGTGCTTTTGATGATGGTGATTTTTGCTGGAACAAGTTTTAAAATTCTAGGCAGTGGAGCTATGCTTTTAGTGGTTGCTGTTTTTTTGGTTATCACTATGAGTGAGCATCGTATAAGGCGTGTGTATTCGTGGTGGGCTGGAATTCAAGATATCGTTTTGTCATTTTTACCAAGCGATATCGCACAAAAACTTCACATAGAAGGCGCTCAAACACCTTATCAAATTTCTCACTCTCTAAACGCTATAAACAACGGTGGGTTTTTTGGACAAGGGCTTGGCATGGGAACGTTTAAGCTAGGTTTTTTAAGCGAGGTTCATACCGACTTTGTTTTAGCTGGTATTGCAGAAGAGGCTGGGTTTTTTATGCTTGTAGTGATAGTAGGGCTGTTTTTTACGCTGCTTTATAGGATTTTTAAAATTTCATCAAGGGCAAAAAATAATGTTTATTATCTATTTTCGCTTGGTATTGGTTTTATGTTTTTGTTCTCTTTTATGGTAAATTCATACGGCATAACATCTCTAACTCCAGTAAAAGGCTTGGCTGTGCCATTTATAAGTTATGGCGGAAGTCAGCTTTTAGCAGCTTGTTTTGCTATAGGGCTTGTTTTAATGGTATCTAAAAAATCAAAACTAGAAGGCTGATATGAGTATACTTATCACAGGTGGTGGGACTGGCGGACACCTAATCATAGCTAAAACTATCGCACTTGAGCTTAAAAAGCGAGGCATTAAAACTGTTTTTGTAGGCTCAACAAAGGGGCAAGATAAAAAATGGTTTGAAGGAAGTAATATCTTTGATAAAACATACTTTTTACAAAGTAGTGGAGTGGTAAATAAAAGCGGGTTGGCTAAATTTAACTCACTTTTTAACATCTTAAAACTATCATTTAAATGCAAAGATATCTTTAAAAATGAGGGTGTAGAGGCGGTTTTAAGCGTTGGGGGGTATAGTTCATCGCCAGCGTCTTTTTGGGCTGTATTTAGCAAAACACCATTTTTTATACACGAACAAAATGCGATGATAGGCAGACTTAACAAACTTTTAAAGCCATTTGCAAAATCGTTTTATAGCTCATACGAAGAGCCAAAATTTGACTATCCGATAAATGAGATTTTTTTTCAAAAAGCAAGAATTAGGCAAAATTTAAACACAATAATTTTCCTTGGTGGCTCGCAAGGTGCGAAATTTATAAATAACCTAGCTATGCAAATAGCGCCAAATTTGCTAGAACGCGAGATAAAAATCGTACATCAATGTGGCGGAAATGACTTTGAAAAAGTTAGCAAATTTTATAAAGAAAAGCGCCTTGATGTAGATGTTTTTGACTTTTCGCTAAATTTAGCCAGTAAGATAGAGCAAGCGGATTTGTGTGTTGGGCGAAGTGGCGCAAGCACGCTTTGGGAACTTTGTGCAAACCAGCTTCCAGCGATATTTATCCCATTTCCTTACGCGGCAAACGATCATCAGTTTTATAATGCTAAATTTTTGCAAGATATGGGTTTGTGTAAAATCTTTCGAGAAAGTGGCATTGAAAATGAGAAAATTATCGATGAAATTTTAAACTACGATGTAAATTTAGTAAGCCAAAATTTAGCCAAAGTTGTAGGCAAAAATGGTGGCGAAAAAATCGTTGATGATATGCTAAAAAAAGCTAAATTCAAAGAAGTATAAGTGGTCGATATAAACATAATTTCTGGTATTATCGCCCTTGTTGCGGTGGCATTTGCTTTTGTGATATTTTTTAGTCAAGATGATAAGAAAGATAGTTGAAATTTTAAATTTAGTTTATTTTTAAAAAAGTTTTTGCAAATTTGCTATCTTTGGCGATATAAATGCTGCGTATTTTCCGCAAAAATTTATAATATTGGGTGTGAAAAACTTGCATTATGCCAAACGAAAATTAGGCTGATAGATTTAAAATTTGATAAATGAAACTAAGTCATATTGTCTACAAGAAGTTTTTATAAATCTGCTTGCATTGACTGTAAAGCTGTAAAATCGATGACTAAGAAATATTGCGCTTAAAGATGGCTAAAATGCGCGGAATTTGGTTGCTAAATTTAGCCAGTAAATTTTACTAAACTAGAAATTTTAAAACTTGAGTTTGTAAAAAAACTGGCGAATTTATGAGAAAATATAAAGCTTTATTTTGAGGTCAGCTGGGCTTTGAAGATAGTATCGCTGTTTTGATGTATTTAAATTTATATAGTTTTTACTACCTAAATTTTACAAAAATGTTTATGAATAGTTTTGTTTATTGCTATATTTATGGCTAAAAATGACTTTGCAATTTTTTAAAATAAGATTTTGAAGGTATTGTTTGTAAATCTTTTGTAATGCACCAGATAGAGACTTTGCTGTATTTTACGGAAAATTGGTATAAAAATATTTAGGCTCAAAACAAGTTAAGCGGATTTTCTCTTATCAATTTAAGTAAAATTTGATATAAGTTTTCTCTGTTATTAAACCTAAATTCACACTCTTTTAAGTGCAATATAAAATTATCTTTTTTATGCCTTTAAATTTACTTAACCTATGCTTTGCATAACCCCAGAAATTCTCTATACCATTTATGTGATTTTTACCATTAGCGAATTCATTTTTGCAGTGTTTTATACGGTAATGAGCTTTTGCTCCATAATCCACTAAACCATCATAAGCTCTCCAACTATCAGAGTAAATAATACTCTCATTTAGCTCACTAAACTCTCTTAATATTGACACTAGCTCACTTGCACTGCAGTTTTTAACTACTTGTGTATAGACCTTACCATTCTTGTTTTAACATACCAAATACTAGTTGTTTATTAGCTGCACCTATGCCTCTTTTGCCTCTTACTCTTTTAGCTCCTTCTATTTACAGTTACTAGCAAAGCGAAGTAAAAAGTAGCTTTCATCTATTTCTATCTCGCCATCAAATTTAGAAATTTCCTCGCATTCTTGTGCCATTAAAATTCTTATCTCTTTTAGAATTTTATTGATAGAATTTCTAGAAGTATTACAAATTTCAGCTATCTTTACAGCTTCTAAATCAAGGCAAAAATACTTGAGAATTTCACGAAATTTCTTTTCAGAAATTCGGGAACGGTATATGTATTTGTTTTTCATCGACAGCATAGTAGTTAAAAACCCCTTTAAAAGTTTTTAACTTGTCTTGAGCCTAAATTTAATAATCTGTTTATATTATAATAAATATTTATGTAATTTGTATTAAAAAGAGAGTGCGGAATTTTATAGATAAAAAATAAATTTAGATAAGTTTTTAGAATTTATCTAAATTTTTCCTTATAGCACGGAAATTTTATAGGTTAAATGTCTAAATTTTCTTATCACCAAACAAGTTTCAATACAAAATTTGTTCAAGCAAAATCATCAGTATTTCTACTGCCTTCCGCTTCGCTTCACTGTTTCAATACAAAATTTGTTCAAGCAAAATTCTTATTAATTTGCAAGATATAGTAGCCAAAGGCACGTTTCAATACAAAATTTGTTCAAGCAAAATAACTAGCAGGTATTATAGAAATTGCCTCGCTAGGCGGTTTCAATACAAAATTTGTTCAAGCAAAATGATAAGGCTAAAGTTCTTGAGATTATTAAAAGATAGTTTCAATACAAAATTTGTTCAAGCAAAATATTTTAGATAAAGATGGAACATATGTAATCATGACGTTTTAATTCAAAATTTGTTCAAGCAAAAGATTTTATAAATCTGTTTTTATAGTCTACTTAAAGATTTTTAATACAAAATTTAGCTACAAAGCAACAAAAACATCTTATTATCTTAAATTTCATCTATGTTTATATCATAAAATAATTAAAGTATTAAAATGTTTCTATAAAGTTATTTTTAATCTGTAGTATTCTCTTAAAATTACAGGAGGAAAACATGAAAAAATTTAGCTGTTTTGTAGCTTTTATCTTAGTTGGTTCACAGCTTTTAGCTGAGCAAAAATTTAGCGCCACATTAGCAGGACACGCTATTTTGCCAGCTGCTTCGTTTATAAATGTCCCAGATGATGCGCCAGAGTTGCTTCGCACAAATGGTAAATTTGAAAAAACAAAGCGAACCGATAGACTAAAATCCTTTGAGGGTGTGTCAAATGGCAGACCAACAGGCGTGATGTATCCTTTTAGCGCTCAACCAGCACAAGGGCATTCTGGAATCATAAGTTTAGGAGATGATAGATTTGTTTTGTTAAGTGACAATGGGCTTGGAAATAAGTTAAACTCAAAAGATAGTGCACTTTTTTATAACATCTATAAAGTTGATTTTAAAACTGGAGAATTTAAACGAGAAAAGAGCGTATTTTTACACGACCCAAACAAAAAAGTTCCATTTGCAATCCAAACAGAAGCGACAAAAGAGCGATATTTAACCGGTGGAGACTTTGACCCTGAGAGTATTCAGTTTGTTGGCGAGTTTGTATATATCGGCGATGAGTTTGGACCATATATCATAAAAGCCGATAAAAACGGCGTTGTGATAGATGTGTTTGACACGATAGTTGATGGCAAAATCGTTCGCTCGCCTGATAATCCAGCTTTAACTTTACCAAATTCGCCTGATGAGAATATGCCTAAATTTGAAGTAAGTCGCTCAAAAGGTTTTGAAGCGATGGCGCTAAGCAAAGATAAAACTAAACTATATCCGCTTTTAGAGGGCGCTTTGTTTGATTATAAAAGCGGCAAAAAAGAGAGCGTTGATGGGAAAAATTACTTAAGAATTTTAGAATTTGATGTTAAAAAAGATACTTGGAGCAAAAAAAGTTGGAAGTATATACTTGAAGCAAACGACCATGCTATTGGGGATTTTAACATGATAGATGAAAAACACGGACTGATAATCGAGCGTGATAATGGCGAGGGAACGAGTGATAAAGCTTGCAAAAATGGCGAAGATAAGAGTAGGTGTTTTGCTGATGTGGCTAAATTTAAGCGAGTTTATAAGGTTTGGTTAAGCGATGATGGCATAGCTAAAAAACTTGCATATATTGATTTGCTTGATATTGAGGATACACGCAAAATTTCTAAAAAACCACTTGTTAATGGTAAATTTGTCTTTCCGTTTTTTACTATAGAAAATGTCGATGTCGTAGATAAAACCCACATCGTTGTTGGTAATGATAACAACTATCCCAAATCATCTAGCCGTGAGCCAAACAAAGCTGATGATAACGAGCTGATTTTGCTGGATGTGGGTGAGTTTTTAAAGTAGTTTGAGTAAAAGTGCTGCAGATTTTAGCCAAATTTAAGGATTTGGCTAAAATATAAGAAATTATAACTTAAAAACTATCTTAAAATTACAAAATATTTAAGCGTTTTTTAATAAATTTACTATCTCATCAACGCTTAAAACTTTGCCACTGCTTAAGACTGTGCCATTAACAACGAGCGCTGGCATACTTAAAACATCGTATTTTAAAATCTCGTTTATATCTTCAACTTTTATAACTTGTGCAAATTTTGCACTTTTTGCAACGGCTTCTTTGGCATTTATCTCTAAGGCTTTGCACTTTGCACAACCAGTTCCTAAAATTTCTATCTTCATCAAATCTCCTTAAAAAATATAGTTAAAACTTATACCTAAAGTTATAATTCCAAAGCTAACTATAAGTATAAATATGGTTAAAAGCTTGAAGCTTATAATCTTTTTAAGCATCAAAAACTCAGGCAAACTTAGCGTAACAACTGCCATCATGAAGCTAAGTGCAGTCCCTATAGGAAGTCCTTTGGCGACCAAAGCTTCGATAAAAGGCACGATTGCAATCGCATTTGAATACATAAAAATACCGCTAAAAACCCCAACAAAAACACCAAAAACATTATCAGTATAACGCTGTATAAATCCTGTCGGGATATAACTATGAATCAGCGCTCCAATGGCGATAGCAAATAAAACATAAAGATAAATTTTGCTAATTACATCTATCATCTCATCTTTGGCTATCAAAATTCGCTCTTTTATACTAAGTTTTTGCCCATTTTGAGCTTTGTTTTCTATAGGTTTTATCTCAAAAAGCACCTCTTTTTCAAGCTTGAGTTTTGATATAAAATATCCACCAAGCATTGAAATAACAATGCCAAAAAGCGTATAAGCAAGTGTGATTTTAACTCCAAATAAAGAGATTAAAAGTGCGATTGCTACTTCGTTATTCATCGGAGCTGATATAAGGTAGGTAAATGTCACGCCCAAAGGGATTCTTGCTTGCAAAAATCCGATAAAAAGCGGTATAGCACTACATGAGCAAAATGGCGTTATAACTCCAAAAATCGCAGCGTATAAATAACCATAAAATGGGTGTTTGCTCTTTATATACTCGCGAACTTTTTGCGCATTTATAAAGGTTTGTAAAAATGATATAACCCAAACGATAACAACAATCAAAGCTAAAATTTTTATACTGTCATAGATAAAAAAATGAACTATATCGCCTAAATTTCCACTTAAATTTAGCCATTCGTAAACAAATTTTCTTGAAATATCATACCACATTTAACTCATCCTTTACTACTTTTACGAGTTTTTCTTGCATTAAATTTAGCGTTTTTTCAAACTCGCTAAACTCCTTGTCGCTTGGATCGTCAAAGGCTAAATGAAGCGTTTTGGCTGCATTTTTAACGACTGGACAACTCTTTTTAGCATCATCGCAAAGTGTAATTGCTAAATCAAAACTCTCACAAAGCGAATTTAAGGGCTTTGGATAGAGTTTGTTTGTGAAAATACCTTTTTGGATTAATAATTTTTTTGCATTTGGATTTATCTCATTTGATGGATTGCTTCCAGCGCTATAAGCCTTGATAATACCGCTAAATTGCGCATTTATCAAGGCTTCTGCCATGATAGAGCGACACGAGTTGTGAGTGCAGACAAATAGCACTTTTTTTATACTGTGAGGCAAAATTTCACACTCAAGGTATGAAATTTCTTTTAAAGTAGCCGTTCTAAACTCATCTAATGGACTTCGAAGAGAATAATACGACCACTTGCCATCTTTTCTTACCTTTAAAAAACCGCCATCTTTTAAGATTTTAAGATGTCTTGAAAGGCGTGATTGTATCATGCAAAAAGCCTCTTGGAGTTCGCATACACAGCATTCGCCATTGGTTTGTAGATATTTTAAGATTTTGATTCTTGTTTCATCGTTTAGCGATGAGATTGTCTGTAAAAAATCTTGCAAATTTAGTCCTTTTTAAAATTTTCGTAAGTATAGCGAAATCATATCGATAAATCAAGATATCTTGATATGAAAACATTTATATATCTTGAAAGTGGAAAATAATAAGCGAATAGAGAGAAGCTTGAAGTTGTTGCGAGTTGTTGTTGCGAGTTGTTGTTGCGAGTTGTTGTTGCGAGTTGTTGTTGCGAGTTGTTGTTGCGAGTTGTTGTTGCGAGTTGTTGTTGCGAGTTGTTGTTGCGAGTTGTTGTTGCGAGTTGTTGTTGCGAGTTGTTGTTGCGAGTTGTTGTTGCTATGCGGTCAAAGAATATAATTTATTTTTATAATTTCATATCTAATCAAACTTATTTTTATAGCAAAAAACAGGCTGATAATTAAGTTAAATTTTATTTTTATTAAAATTTAACTAAATCAAATTTGAAAAAAAGTTTAATTAAAACCTTTTTTATGACAATTTAACGTATTGTTAAGCTATATTTAAATATAAATTTATTATTAATATCTAATAAAATTTAAAATAAAATAATAAATATTTATATAAACCGCGCAGAATTTTTATAGTAGTAAAATTGCCGTATAGAATTTACTATGTATTATCTTTATAAAAAATTTTAAAAAATTAGTAATATAACCTTATAATTATATAAAAATGATATTTTTTTCTAACCTTTTGTTAAGTTAATTTCTATAGAATTAACACTAAATTTAATATATAAGGAAAAATATGAAAAAGATAGCTTTGGCTCTAGTAGCGCTCGCTGTAATGGCGTTTGCCGATGTTAAAACTGTGGTGGTAACTCCAGAGATACTAAGTGATAAAACTTTGCAAATAGTTGATGTAAGAACTCCGGCAGAATGGGCGCAAACTGGCGTGGTTAAAGGAGCTGTCAAAGTATCATATACTAGCGAAAATGGTGTAAATGAAAATTTTGTAAACGAGCTAAAAGCAGCAGGAATCGACCCGAATAAACCAGTTGCTTTGCTGTGTCATAGCGGAAACAGAAGCAAAAAAGCAGCCAAGTTGCTTGATGAAGCTGGGTTTAAAAATATTATCGATTTAGATGGCGGTGTTACAAGGCTTGAAAACGAGTATAAATATCCGTTAGTAAAAGAGTAAATGAAGAGTTTGTTGATGGCTGAATTTGGTGATAAAAACCTTATAAAAGTAAAAAGCACACCTTTGCTTTCAAAGATGCTTGAAGATGAAAATTTGCAAATTATCGATATAAGAACCTCGCAAGAATGGGAAGATGGAAGCGTAAAAGGCGCTATAAAAATAACGTTTATCGATGAACTAGGGCAGGTAAATCCAGACTTTTTAGATGAGTTTGATGCAAAAACTGA
It encodes:
- a CDS encoding permease, yielding MWYDISRKFVYEWLNLSGNLGDIVHFFIYDSIKILALIVVIVWVISFLQTFINAQKVREYIKSKHPFYGYLYAAIFGVITPFCSCSAIPLFIGFLQARIPLGVTFTYLISAPMNNEVAIALLISLFGVKITLAYTLFGIVISMLGGYFISKLKLEKEVLFEIKPIENKAQNGQKLSIKERILIAKDEMIDVISKIYLYVLFAIAIGALIHSYIPTGFIQRYTDNVFGVFVGVFSGIFMYSNAIAIVPFIEALVAKGLPIGTALSFMMAVVTLSLPEFLMLKKIISFKLLTIFILIVSFGIITLGISFNYIF
- a CDS encoding metalloregulator ArsR/SmtB family transcription factor, with the translated sequence MQDFLQTISSLNDETRIKILKYLQTNGECCVCELQEAFCMIQSRLSRHLKILKDGGFLKVRKDGKWSYYSLRSPLDEFRTATLKEISYLECEILPHSIKKVLFVCTHNSCRSIMAEALINAQFSGIIKAYSAGSNPSNEINPNAKKLLIQKGIFTNKLYPKPLNSLCESFDLAITLCDDAKKSCPVVKNAAKTLHLAFDDPSDKEFSEFEKTLNLMQEKLVKVVKDELNVV
- a CDS encoding rhodanese-like domain-containing protein, encoding MKKIALALVALAVMAFADVKTVVVTPEILSDKTLQIVDVRTPAEWAQTGVVKGAVKVSYTSENGVNENFVNELKAAGIDPNKPVALLCHSGNRSKKAAKLLDEAGFKNIIDLDGGVTRLENEYKYPLVKE
- a CDS encoding rhodanese-like domain-containing protein, which gives rise to MKSLLMAEFGDKNLIKVKSTPLLSKMLEDENLQIIDIRTSQEWEDGSVKGAIKITFIDELGQVNPDFLDEFDAKTDASKIRALLCRSGYRTYFCARFLTIAGRKNIINLSGGINEFKAVQVQSHASF